From the Helicoverpa zea isolate HzStark_Cry1AcR chromosome 28, ilHelZeax1.1, whole genome shotgun sequence genome, one window contains:
- the LOC124643855 gene encoding mitogen-activated protein kinase-binding protein 1 isoform X4 yields the protein MAFIGPRNSAPVIRDSLHTPAYEIKLESVLGLTVGSNAALDCDPNTELVAYPAGCTVVLYNVRKNRQTHVLNACRKSVTCVAFSPDGRYLATGECGHAPAVRVWDLQDPTASGAVQIGEFIGHTHGVSCVAFSTSSKYLVSIGSQHDMIVNVWDWRANLKLASNKVSSRVKAVSFSENGNYFVTVGFRHVKFWYLEYSRSAKFKEPVPLMGRSAILGEQKDNEFCDVVCGRGASADSTYAITRAGLLCEFNSRRLLDKWVELRTTSANCMAIGANYIFVGCAEGIVRCFAPDSLRYITTLPRTHYLGVDVAQGTNISHMFTQPQNARYPDAVALTYDERNHKLTCVYNDHSLYVWDVRDIKRVGKSHSALYHSACIWGVDMNSNERPLPPGTFLTCSSDDTVRLWQLTPAPTNIYSNELNKIFYIDPELKFLKDVDLTATNDKDKSKSYDDKTGVRCVRVSPDGQHVAAGDRAGNVWVHAATGALLHTLEAHDAEVLCLEYAARPRLLASASRDRLIHVFQVDRGYQIMQTLDEHSSSITAVRFLSSGAGLQMVSCGADKTILFRQLRHSQDGGYQFQRGQNVSGRTTLYDMEVDAGGRHILTACQDRNVRVYSAAHGRHTKTFRGTTAEDGTLIKVALDNSGIYLATSSTDKILSVYDYYSGECMATMYGHSEIVTGLKFTPDCQHLISASGDGCIFVWRVPHDMVVTMRARLAQQAIRQGKKVTAPSNGMSGLDSESDSHFGSPPRELPYEENKFTTPVVPDYTLRIGRLPTWAKKSLGDEAVAGESPAPDPPARGKWATRINPNTEKRGDSDGSKDSSLDSGTDTRYIEKRKDATSVKQVTINLSKSRATETRTRHHTDDSSLGSFKYEDQESTEHDGDIEDISDGERTSSSERGNRTTYYPGNNDDETPGEFMVNAMDAEELRESMRRSKRWTGEARLELPPPHAKLSGTPQDSDDDEVSTPSGDNTERNPLSGSCESLDTAGRREKYIKSAFDSLSGAEMDATLTGGNTSLSAQHLSRAPAPPPRPSPAPRTPRTPDPEAARRREELNRRILETRRQLESVAFRSNLKSSQSTTDLSYIPEKDSSRRNRPVSMAIPSNSRPYANRNQLSASDREEETTGMRRAISLSDLAAKPMPAPRTPQASSKPSTPQNGNNSKSPGNFVRPAPRYNNKSNMTRSSSVGVLNQSDSESDPQPSRQQSSRPQGLMRPTISSMNKAAANTARRRGLANAYSAVSLATGANEESSSEADERNNGEGPVARPRASSVDHSQRRIGRSGSERDLSAKAREVTARLTSNTRQRPKETPADANLSSSQLCSALTEQLTKTACKVVQLYASLQREPNAAADISGLEAAILETQKVLRSAVNRTQNGDQALSSLSSTDGEYLNVDSTRHKLQHLVSKEATNTSNPAMSLIEQYSDILLNMMQTKMVNQFSQPQSLPPNTREPGNES from the exons ATGCACGGTAGTACTCTACAATGTGCGAAAGAACAGACAGACACATGTGCTCAACGCGTGTCGGAAGAGTGTCACTTGTGTGGCGTTCTCCCCCGACGGGAGGTACCTGGCTACAGGGGAGTGCGGACACGCCCCTGCCGTCAGGGTGTGGGACTTACAG gATCCCACAGCGTCGGGTGCGGTACAAATAGGGGAATTCATTGGACATACGCATGGAGTTAGTTGTGTG GCGTTCTCCACATCATCGAAATACCTCGTGTCGATAGGATCCCAACATGACATGATAGTAAATGTTTGGGATTGGCGCGCTAACCTGAAGCTAGCTAGTAATAAG GTGTCATCTCGCGTGAAAGCAGTGAGTTTCTCGGAGAACGGCAACTACTTCGTGACGGTCGGCTTCAGGCACGTCAAGTTCTGGTATCTCGAGTACTCCAGAAGTGCTAAG TTTAAAGAGCCAGTCCCCCTAATGGGCCGCTCAGCCATCTTAGGCGAACAGAAGGACAACGAGTTCTGCGACGTAGTGTGCGGCCGCGGCGCCTCCGCCGACTCCACGTACGCCATCACCAGGGCTGGTCTACTCTGCGAGTTCAATAGTAGACGGCTACTGGACAAATGGGTCGAACTGAGG ACAACATCAGCGAACTGCATGGCGATAGGCGCGAACTACATCTTCGTGGGCTGCGCCGAGGGCATCGTGCGCTGCTTCGCGCCGGACTCGCTGCGGTATATCACTACGCTGCCTAGGACACATTATCTAGGCGTCGATGTGGCTCAGGGGACTAATATTAG CCACATGTTCACGCAGCCACAAAACGCGCGGTACCCGGATGCCGTAGCTCTGACCTACGACGAGCGAAACCACAAGCTGACATGTGTATATAATGATCATAGCTTGTACGTGTGGGATGTTAGAGATATTAAGAGG GTCGGCAAGTCCCATTCAGCACTTTACCACTCAGCCTGCATATGGGGGGTAGACATGAACAGCAACGAACGCCCCCTCCCCCCCGGTACCTTCCTCACCTGCTCCAGCGATGACACGGTCCGGCTGTGGCAGCTGACCCCAGCACCCACCAACATATACAGCAAC GAGCTGAACAAAATATTCTACATAGACCCCGAGCTGAAATTCCTGAAGGATGTCGACCTCACGGCCACTAATGATAAGGATAAGTCCAAGTCCTACGACGATAAGACTGGAGTCAG ATGCGTCCGAGTATCTCCGGACGGGCAACACGTGGCGGCCGGAGACCGCGCCGGCAACGTGTGGGTTCACGCAGCCACCGGCGCTCTACTACATACACTAGAAGCTCATGACGCTGAAGTGTTGTGCTTGGAGTACGCTGCAAGACCTAGGCTGCTGGCTTCTGCCAGTCGGGATAGGCTGATACACGTTTTTCAAGTGGATAGG GGTTACCAAATAATGCAGACACTAGACGAGCACTCGTCTTCCATCACGGCGGTGCGGTTCCTGAGCTCCGGCGCTGGACTGCAGATGGTGTCTTGTGGGGCGGACAAAACTATATTGTTTAGGCAGTTGAGACAT TCACAAGATGGCGGCTATCAGTTCCAGCGAGGTCAGAACGTTTCGGGTCGTACTACACTTTACGATATGGAAGTAGATGCGGGCGGCAGACATATACTTACTGCTTGTCAA GACCGCAATGTTCGAGTATATAGTGCCGCTCACGGTCGGCATACGAAGACGTTTAGGGGCACTACGGCTGAAGATGGAACGCTAATAAAG GTGGCGCTAGACAACAGCGGCATCTACCTAGCTACATCCAGCACGGACAAGATACTCAGCGTGTACGACTACTACTCCGGCGAGTGTATGGCCACCATGTACGGACACTCCGAAATCGTTACTGGACTTAA GTTCACCCCTGACTGCCAGCATTTGATATCAGCTTCAGGAGATGGATGTATCTTCGTGTGGCGCGTACCACATGATATGGTCGTCACCATGAGAGCCAGGCTCGCTCAGCAGGCCATACGACAGGGCAA gaaaGTCACAGCCCCCAGTAACGGCATGTCAGGTTTGGACAGCGAGAGTGACTCCCACTTCGGGTCGCCGCCGCGGGAGTTGCCTTACGAAGAGAATAAGTTCACTACTCCCGTTGTACCTGATTATAC TCTCCGCATCGGGCGTCTGCCGACGTGGGCTAAGAAAAGCCTCGGCGACGAAGCGGTGGCCGGCGAATCGCCCGCACCTGACCCGCCCGCTAGAGGGAAGTGGGCCACTAGGATTAATCCTAATACAG aaaaacgCGGTGACTCCGACGGTTCCAAAGACAGTTCACTGGACAGCGGCACCGACACTCGATACATAGAGAAGAGAAAAGACGCCACTAGTGTCAAACAG GTTACGATTAATTTGTCGAAAAGTCGCGCGACTGAGACGCGGACGCGACATCACACCGACGATTCGTCGCTCGGCAGTTTTAAGTATGAG GACCAGGAGTCCACAGAACACGACGGTGATATAGAAGACATTTCCGATGGTGAGAGGACCTCGTCTTCGGAGCGCGGCAACAGGACTACCTACTATCCTGGCAATAATGATGATGAGACGCCTGG CGAATTCATGGTAAACGCAATGGACGCTGAAGAGCTTCGGGAATCGATGCGTCGCTCTAAGCGGTGGACGGGAGAGGCGCGGCTGGAACTGCCCCCCCCTCACGCCAAGCTCAGCGGCACTCCTCAGGactctgatgatgatgag GTTTCAACGCCATCAGGCGACAACACAGAACGCAATCCACTCTCCGGTTCGTGTGAGTCACTGGACACGGCGGGGCGGCGCGAGAAGTATATCAAGTCGGCCTTCGACAGCCTCAGTGGCGCTGAGATGGATGCCACACTCACTGGAG GGAACACATCGCTATCAGCGCAGCACTTATCCCGCGCCCCCGCGCCTCCCCCGCGTCCGTCTCCGGCGCCCCGCACCCCTCGCACCCCCGACCCCGAGGCCGCAAGACGGAGGGAGGAGCTCAACAGGAGGATATTGGAGACGAGGAGGCAGTTGGAGAGC GTGGCGTTCAGATCCAACTTAAAATCCAGTCAGTCCACCACAGATCTATCTTATATTCCTGAAAAGGATAGCTCAAGACGCAACCGCCCAGTTTCTATGGCGATCCCATCCAATTCTAGGCCTTATG CGAATCGCAACCAACTGTCGGCTTCGGACCGAGAGGAAGAGACCACGGGTATGAGACGAGCTATCTCTCTGTCAGACCTCGCCGCCAAACCTATGCCGGCGCCGAGGACACCGCAAG CTTCTTCAAAACCTTCGACTCCTCAAAACGGTAACAACAGCAAATCCCCGGGGAACTTCGTGCGACCGGCGCCGCGGTATAACAACAAGTCTAACATGACTCGGAGCTCCAGTGTCGGTGTTTTAAATCAG AGCGACTCAGAATCCGATCCCCAACCGTCTCGCCAGCAGTCTTCAAGGCCTCAAGGCCTGATGAGGCCCACGATATCGTCGATGAACAAGGCCGCTGCCAACACTGCGAGAAGACGAGGACTGGCCAACGCTTATAGTGCGG TGAGCCTCGCAACCGGCGCTAACGAGGAGTCCAGCTCCGAAGCCGACGAGAGAAACAACGGCGAGGGTCCCGTGGCAAGACCTAGGGCTTCTTCCGTTGACCACAGCCAGAGGAGGATCG GTCGTAGCGGCAGCGAGCGCGACCTGTCGGCGAAGGCGCGGGAGGTGACCGCGAGACTGACTTCCAACACGCGGCAGAGGCCCAAGGAGACGCCTGCTGATGCTaact TATCGTCGTCGCAGCTATGTTCAGCTCTGACGGAACAGCTGACGAAGACGGCCTGCAAGGTGGTGCAGCTCTACGCCAGCTTGCAGCGGGAGCCCAACGCTGCCGCTGACATCAGTG GTCTAGAAGCAGCCATACTAGAAACTCAAAAAGTCCTCCGAAGCGCCGTCAACCGCACTCAGAACGGAGACCAAGCGTTAAGCAGTCTATCTTCCACTGACGGAGAGTACCTCAATGTGGACAGCACCAGGCATAAGCTGCAGCATCTTGTGTCTAAAG AAGCAACAAACACAAGCAACCCAGCGATGTCTTTAATAGAGCAATACTCAGATATTCTTCTAAATATGATGCAGACTAAGATGGTCAACCAGTTCTCACAGCCGCAGAGCCTACCACCAAACACGAGGGAACCGGGCAACGAGAGCTAG
- the LOC124643855 gene encoding mitogen-activated protein kinase-binding protein 1 isoform X6 translates to MAFIGPRNSAPVIRDSLHTPAYEIKLESVLGLTVGSNAALDCDPNTELVAYPAGCTVVLYNVRKNRQTHVLNACRKSVTCVAFSPDGRYLATGECGHAPAVRVWDLQDPTASGAVQIGEFIGHTHGVSCVAFSTSSKYLVSIGSQHDMIVNVWDWRANLKLASNKVSSRVKAVSFSENGNYFVTVGFRHVKFWYLEYSRSAKFKEPVPLMGRSAILGEQKDNEFCDVVCGRGASADSTYAITRAGLLCEFNSRRLLDKWVELRTTSANCMAIGANYIFVGCAEGIVRCFAPDSLRYITTLPRTHYLGVDVAQGTNISHMFTQPQNARYPDAVALTYDERNHKLTCVYNDHSLYVWDVRDIKRVGKSHSALYHSACIWGVDMNSNERPLPPGTFLTCSSDDTVRLWQLTPAPTNIYSNELNKIFYIDPELKFLKDVDLTATNDKDKSKSYDDKTGVRCVRVSPDGQHVAAGDRAGNVWVHAATGALLHTLEAHDAEVLCLEYAARPRLLASASRDRLIHVFQVDRGYQIMQTLDEHSSSITAVRFLSSGAGLQMVSCGADKTILFRQLRHSQDGGYQFQRGQNVSGRTTLYDMEVDAGGRHILTACQDRNVRVYSAAHGRHTKTFRGTTAEDGTLIKVALDNSGIYLATSSTDKILSVYDYYSGECMATMYGHSEIVTGLKFTPDCQHLISASGDGCIFVWRVPHDMVVTMRARLAQQAIRQGKKVTAPSNGMSGLDSESDSHFGSPPRELPYEENKFTTPVVPDYTLRIGRLPTWAKKSLGDEAVAGESPAPDPPARGKWATRINPNTEKRGDSDGSKDSSLDSGTDTRYIEKRKDATSVKQDQESTEHDGDIEDISDGERTSSSERGNRTTYYPGNNDDETPGEFMVNAMDAEELRESMRRSKRWTGEARLELPPPHAKLSGTPQDSDDDEVSTPSGDNTERNPLSGSCESLDTAGRREKYIKSAFDSLSGAEMDATLTGGNTSLSAQHLSRAPAPPPRPSPAPRTPRTPDPEAARRREELNRRILETRRQLESVAFRSNLKSSQSTTDLSYIPEKDSSRRNRPVSMAIPSNSRPYANRNQLSASDREEETTGMRRAISLSDLAAKPMPAPRTPQASSKPSTPQNGNNSKSPGNFVRPAPRYNNKSNMTRSSSVGVLNQSDSESDPQPSRQQSSRPQGLMRPTISSMNKAAANTARRRGLANAYSAVSLATGANEESSSEADERNNGEGPVARPRASSVDHSQRRIGRSGSERDLSAKAREVTARLTSNTRQRPKETPADANLSSSQLCSALTEQLTKTACKVVQLYASLQREPNAAADISGLEAAILETQKVLRSAVNRTQNGDQALSSLSSTDGEYLNVDSTRHKLQHLVSKEATNTSNPAMSLIEQYSDILLNMMQTKMVNQFSQPQSLPPNTREPGNES, encoded by the exons ATGCACGGTAGTACTCTACAATGTGCGAAAGAACAGACAGACACATGTGCTCAACGCGTGTCGGAAGAGTGTCACTTGTGTGGCGTTCTCCCCCGACGGGAGGTACCTGGCTACAGGGGAGTGCGGACACGCCCCTGCCGTCAGGGTGTGGGACTTACAG gATCCCACAGCGTCGGGTGCGGTACAAATAGGGGAATTCATTGGACATACGCATGGAGTTAGTTGTGTG GCGTTCTCCACATCATCGAAATACCTCGTGTCGATAGGATCCCAACATGACATGATAGTAAATGTTTGGGATTGGCGCGCTAACCTGAAGCTAGCTAGTAATAAG GTGTCATCTCGCGTGAAAGCAGTGAGTTTCTCGGAGAACGGCAACTACTTCGTGACGGTCGGCTTCAGGCACGTCAAGTTCTGGTATCTCGAGTACTCCAGAAGTGCTAAG TTTAAAGAGCCAGTCCCCCTAATGGGCCGCTCAGCCATCTTAGGCGAACAGAAGGACAACGAGTTCTGCGACGTAGTGTGCGGCCGCGGCGCCTCCGCCGACTCCACGTACGCCATCACCAGGGCTGGTCTACTCTGCGAGTTCAATAGTAGACGGCTACTGGACAAATGGGTCGAACTGAGG ACAACATCAGCGAACTGCATGGCGATAGGCGCGAACTACATCTTCGTGGGCTGCGCCGAGGGCATCGTGCGCTGCTTCGCGCCGGACTCGCTGCGGTATATCACTACGCTGCCTAGGACACATTATCTAGGCGTCGATGTGGCTCAGGGGACTAATATTAG CCACATGTTCACGCAGCCACAAAACGCGCGGTACCCGGATGCCGTAGCTCTGACCTACGACGAGCGAAACCACAAGCTGACATGTGTATATAATGATCATAGCTTGTACGTGTGGGATGTTAGAGATATTAAGAGG GTCGGCAAGTCCCATTCAGCACTTTACCACTCAGCCTGCATATGGGGGGTAGACATGAACAGCAACGAACGCCCCCTCCCCCCCGGTACCTTCCTCACCTGCTCCAGCGATGACACGGTCCGGCTGTGGCAGCTGACCCCAGCACCCACCAACATATACAGCAAC GAGCTGAACAAAATATTCTACATAGACCCCGAGCTGAAATTCCTGAAGGATGTCGACCTCACGGCCACTAATGATAAGGATAAGTCCAAGTCCTACGACGATAAGACTGGAGTCAG ATGCGTCCGAGTATCTCCGGACGGGCAACACGTGGCGGCCGGAGACCGCGCCGGCAACGTGTGGGTTCACGCAGCCACCGGCGCTCTACTACATACACTAGAAGCTCATGACGCTGAAGTGTTGTGCTTGGAGTACGCTGCAAGACCTAGGCTGCTGGCTTCTGCCAGTCGGGATAGGCTGATACACGTTTTTCAAGTGGATAGG GGTTACCAAATAATGCAGACACTAGACGAGCACTCGTCTTCCATCACGGCGGTGCGGTTCCTGAGCTCCGGCGCTGGACTGCAGATGGTGTCTTGTGGGGCGGACAAAACTATATTGTTTAGGCAGTTGAGACAT TCACAAGATGGCGGCTATCAGTTCCAGCGAGGTCAGAACGTTTCGGGTCGTACTACACTTTACGATATGGAAGTAGATGCGGGCGGCAGACATATACTTACTGCTTGTCAA GACCGCAATGTTCGAGTATATAGTGCCGCTCACGGTCGGCATACGAAGACGTTTAGGGGCACTACGGCTGAAGATGGAACGCTAATAAAG GTGGCGCTAGACAACAGCGGCATCTACCTAGCTACATCCAGCACGGACAAGATACTCAGCGTGTACGACTACTACTCCGGCGAGTGTATGGCCACCATGTACGGACACTCCGAAATCGTTACTGGACTTAA GTTCACCCCTGACTGCCAGCATTTGATATCAGCTTCAGGAGATGGATGTATCTTCGTGTGGCGCGTACCACATGATATGGTCGTCACCATGAGAGCCAGGCTCGCTCAGCAGGCCATACGACAGGGCAA gaaaGTCACAGCCCCCAGTAACGGCATGTCAGGTTTGGACAGCGAGAGTGACTCCCACTTCGGGTCGCCGCCGCGGGAGTTGCCTTACGAAGAGAATAAGTTCACTACTCCCGTTGTACCTGATTATAC TCTCCGCATCGGGCGTCTGCCGACGTGGGCTAAGAAAAGCCTCGGCGACGAAGCGGTGGCCGGCGAATCGCCCGCACCTGACCCGCCCGCTAGAGGGAAGTGGGCCACTAGGATTAATCCTAATACAG aaaaacgCGGTGACTCCGACGGTTCCAAAGACAGTTCACTGGACAGCGGCACCGACACTCGATACATAGAGAAGAGAAAAGACGCCACTAGTGTCAAACAG GACCAGGAGTCCACAGAACACGACGGTGATATAGAAGACATTTCCGATGGTGAGAGGACCTCGTCTTCGGAGCGCGGCAACAGGACTACCTACTATCCTGGCAATAATGATGATGAGACGCCTGG CGAATTCATGGTAAACGCAATGGACGCTGAAGAGCTTCGGGAATCGATGCGTCGCTCTAAGCGGTGGACGGGAGAGGCGCGGCTGGAACTGCCCCCCCCTCACGCCAAGCTCAGCGGCACTCCTCAGGactctgatgatgatgag GTTTCAACGCCATCAGGCGACAACACAGAACGCAATCCACTCTCCGGTTCGTGTGAGTCACTGGACACGGCGGGGCGGCGCGAGAAGTATATCAAGTCGGCCTTCGACAGCCTCAGTGGCGCTGAGATGGATGCCACACTCACTGGAG GGAACACATCGCTATCAGCGCAGCACTTATCCCGCGCCCCCGCGCCTCCCCCGCGTCCGTCTCCGGCGCCCCGCACCCCTCGCACCCCCGACCCCGAGGCCGCAAGACGGAGGGAGGAGCTCAACAGGAGGATATTGGAGACGAGGAGGCAGTTGGAGAGC GTGGCGTTCAGATCCAACTTAAAATCCAGTCAGTCCACCACAGATCTATCTTATATTCCTGAAAAGGATAGCTCAAGACGCAACCGCCCAGTTTCTATGGCGATCCCATCCAATTCTAGGCCTTATG CGAATCGCAACCAACTGTCGGCTTCGGACCGAGAGGAAGAGACCACGGGTATGAGACGAGCTATCTCTCTGTCAGACCTCGCCGCCAAACCTATGCCGGCGCCGAGGACACCGCAAG CTTCTTCAAAACCTTCGACTCCTCAAAACGGTAACAACAGCAAATCCCCGGGGAACTTCGTGCGACCGGCGCCGCGGTATAACAACAAGTCTAACATGACTCGGAGCTCCAGTGTCGGTGTTTTAAATCAG AGCGACTCAGAATCCGATCCCCAACCGTCTCGCCAGCAGTCTTCAAGGCCTCAAGGCCTGATGAGGCCCACGATATCGTCGATGAACAAGGCCGCTGCCAACACTGCGAGAAGACGAGGACTGGCCAACGCTTATAGTGCGG TGAGCCTCGCAACCGGCGCTAACGAGGAGTCCAGCTCCGAAGCCGACGAGAGAAACAACGGCGAGGGTCCCGTGGCAAGACCTAGGGCTTCTTCCGTTGACCACAGCCAGAGGAGGATCG GTCGTAGCGGCAGCGAGCGCGACCTGTCGGCGAAGGCGCGGGAGGTGACCGCGAGACTGACTTCCAACACGCGGCAGAGGCCCAAGGAGACGCCTGCTGATGCTaact TATCGTCGTCGCAGCTATGTTCAGCTCTGACGGAACAGCTGACGAAGACGGCCTGCAAGGTGGTGCAGCTCTACGCCAGCTTGCAGCGGGAGCCCAACGCTGCCGCTGACATCAGTG GTCTAGAAGCAGCCATACTAGAAACTCAAAAAGTCCTCCGAAGCGCCGTCAACCGCACTCAGAACGGAGACCAAGCGTTAAGCAGTCTATCTTCCACTGACGGAGAGTACCTCAATGTGGACAGCACCAGGCATAAGCTGCAGCATCTTGTGTCTAAAG AAGCAACAAACACAAGCAACCCAGCGATGTCTTTAATAGAGCAATACTCAGATATTCTTCTAAATATGATGCAGACTAAGATGGTCAACCAGTTCTCACAGCCGCAGAGCCTACCACCAAACACGAGGGAACCGGGCAACGAGAGCTAG